The Actinopolyspora erythraea genome has a segment encoding these proteins:
- a CDS encoding ABC transporter permease, which yields MLRYTVRRLGQLLIVTVVLSVLLFGWLRALPGGPVSALLGERATEESRARLVEQLGLEQPLYVQYWKFLRRALAGDFGISTGVQPGTPAMEVFLQRMPATLELSVLALLLAVAVGIPLGYLAARRQGGWLDNLSITWSLIGVAVPVFFLAFLLKYVFAIEFGVLPASGRQEAGLDATHATGFYVLDGLLTREWDAAWNSFVHLLLPAVALSTIPFAVIFRLTRASVLDVVEEDYVRTARSKGLGAMVVRGRHILRNAMLPVVTTIGLQTGALLSGAVLTEQVFNIAGLGQALSLGFQRQDYAVLQVVILATAMVYVLVNLLVDLAYAAIDPRLRTR from the coding sequence TTGCTTCGTTACACGGTCCGGCGACTCGGCCAGCTGCTGATCGTCACGGTCGTGCTGTCGGTCCTGCTGTTCGGATGGTTGCGGGCGCTGCCCGGCGGTCCGGTGTCCGCACTGCTCGGGGAGCGTGCCACCGAGGAGTCCCGAGCCCGCCTCGTGGAGCAGCTCGGGCTGGAGCAGCCGCTGTACGTGCAGTACTGGAAGTTCCTGCGACGGGCGCTCGCGGGGGACTTCGGAATCTCCACCGGGGTGCAACCCGGCACCCCGGCCATGGAGGTCTTCCTGCAGCGCATGCCCGCGACCCTCGAACTGTCGGTGCTGGCGCTGCTGCTGGCGGTCGCCGTGGGAATCCCGCTGGGATACCTCGCGGCCCGCAGGCAGGGCGGCTGGCTGGACAACCTCAGCATCACCTGGTCGCTGATCGGCGTGGCGGTTCCGGTGTTCTTCCTGGCCTTCCTGCTCAAGTACGTCTTCGCCATCGAGTTCGGCGTGTTGCCCGCATCGGGAAGGCAGGAGGCCGGGCTCGACGCCACCCACGCGACCGGCTTCTACGTCCTCGACGGGCTGCTCACCAGGGAGTGGGACGCGGCGTGGAACTCGTTCGTCCACCTGCTGCTGCCCGCCGTGGCGTTGTCCACCATCCCGTTCGCGGTGATCTTCCGGCTCACCCGTGCCTCGGTGCTCGACGTGGTCGAGGAGGACTACGTGCGCACCGCCCGCTCCAAGGGGCTCGGCGCGATGGTGGTGCGCGGCAGGCACATCCTGCGCAACGCGATGCTCCCGGTGGTCACCACCATCGGGCTGCAGACCGGGGCGCTGCTGTCCGGGGCGGTGCTGACCGAGCAGGTGTTCAACATCGCCGGTCTCGGCCAGGCGCTCTCGCTGGGGTTCCAACGACAGGACTACGCCGTGCTGCAGGTGGTGATCCTGGCCACCGCGATGGTCTACGTGCTGGTCAACCTGCTCGTCGATCTCGCGTACGCGGCGATCGACCCGAGACTCCGGACGCGCTGA
- the leuA gene encoding 2-isopropylmalate synthase, which translates to MSNGSASESSSGQRGEPSAAAGPRRPSRPAPPDQKPWNPQRGSSMPFHRYRPFDELVENVSLPDRTWPDQRITRAPLWSAVDLRDGNQALIDPMSPARKRRMFELLIAMGFKEVEVGFPAASQTDFDFVREIIEDGAIPEDVRIQVLTQARPDLIERTFTALEGAHSAIIHLYNSTSILQRRVVFGEEREGITKIATQGAEVVREYAAKYPDTDFRFQYSPESFTGTELSYAAEICDAVTEIWEPTPERPVILNLPATVEMATPNLYADSIEWMHRNLSRRDSVILSLHPHNDRGSAIAAAELGYQAGADRIEGCLFGNGERTGNVDLVALGMNLFSQGVDPQLDLSDIDYVKRTVEHCNQLPVPERQPWGGELVYTAFSGSHQDAINKGLRAHREAAERAGVAESDHPWEVPYLPIDPKDVGRSYEAVIRVNSQSGKGGVAYVMKTEHQLDLPRKMQIELSKLIQQRTDSDGGEVEPSEMWHTFAEEYLDSTSPLELVRQRLSGEAGGETIEATVLVEGTEHEISGSGNGPIAAFVDALGTVGYHVRVLDYHEHAMTAGDDAKAAAYLECSVDNGRGEPSALWGAAIDTSTVTASLRAVVSAVNRANR; encoded by the coding sequence ATGAGCAACGGTTCCGCTTCCGAATCCAGTTCCGGCCAGCGCGGCGAACCTTCGGCGGCTGCGGGTCCGCGCCGCCCCTCGCGCCCCGCTCCTCCCGACCAGAAGCCCTGGAACCCGCAACGCGGCAGCTCGATGCCGTTCCACCGCTACCGGCCGTTCGACGAGCTGGTCGAGAACGTCTCGCTGCCGGACCGCACCTGGCCGGACCAGCGCATCACCCGTGCGCCGCTGTGGTCGGCTGTGGACCTGCGCGACGGCAACCAGGCGCTGATCGACCCGATGTCACCCGCGCGCAAGCGCCGGATGTTCGAGCTGCTGATCGCGATGGGCTTCAAGGAGGTCGAGGTCGGTTTCCCCGCGGCGAGCCAGACCGACTTCGACTTCGTGCGCGAGATCATCGAGGACGGGGCGATCCCGGAGGACGTGCGCATCCAGGTGCTCACCCAGGCACGTCCCGACCTGATCGAGCGCACCTTCACCGCGCTGGAGGGGGCCCACTCCGCGATCATCCACCTGTACAACTCCACGTCGATCCTGCAGCGGCGCGTGGTCTTCGGTGAGGAGCGCGAGGGAATCACCAAGATCGCCACGCAGGGCGCCGAGGTGGTGCGCGAGTACGCGGCCAAGTACCCGGACACCGACTTCCGGTTCCAGTACTCCCCCGAGTCGTTCACCGGAACCGAGCTGTCCTACGCCGCCGAGATCTGCGACGCGGTCACCGAGATCTGGGAACCCACGCCGGAACGGCCGGTCATCCTCAACCTGCCCGCCACCGTCGAGATGGCGACCCCGAACCTCTACGCCGACTCGATCGAGTGGATGCACCGCAATCTGTCCAGGCGCGACTCGGTGATCCTCTCGTTGCACCCGCACAACGACCGGGGCAGCGCCATCGCGGCCGCCGAGCTCGGCTACCAGGCCGGTGCCGACCGCATCGAGGGCTGCCTGTTCGGCAACGGTGAGCGCACCGGCAACGTGGACCTGGTGGCGCTGGGGATGAACCTGTTCAGCCAGGGCGTCGACCCCCAGCTGGACCTCTCCGACATCGACTACGTCAAGCGCACCGTGGAGCACTGCAACCAGCTGCCCGTCCCCGAACGGCAGCCGTGGGGCGGCGAGCTGGTCTACACTGCCTTCTCCGGCAGCCACCAGGACGCGATCAACAAGGGGCTGCGCGCGCACCGCGAGGCTGCGGAACGCGCCGGGGTCGCGGAGAGCGACCACCCGTGGGAGGTGCCGTACCTGCCGATCGACCCGAAGGACGTGGGCCGCAGCTACGAGGCGGTGATCCGGGTCAACTCGCAGTCCGGCAAGGGCGGCGTGGCCTACGTGATGAAGACCGAGCACCAGCTCGACCTGCCGCGCAAGATGCAGATCGAGCTGTCCAAGCTGATCCAGCAGCGCACCGACTCGGACGGCGGCGAGGTCGAACCGAGCGAGATGTGGCACACCTTCGCCGAGGAGTACCTGGACTCGACGTCCCCGCTGGAGCTGGTGCGGCAGCGCCTCAGCGGCGAGGCCGGCGGCGAGACCATCGAGGCCACCGTCCTGGTGGAGGGCACCGAGCACGAGATCAGCGGTTCGGGCAACGGTCCCATCGCGGCGTTCGTGGACGCGCTGGGCACGGTGGGCTACCACGTACGAGTGCTCGACTATCACGAGCACGCGATGACGGCGGGCGACGACGCGAAGGCAGCCGCCTATCTGGAGTGCTCGGTGGACAACGGCAGGGGCGAACCGAGCGCGCTGTGGGGCGCGGCCATCGACACCTCGACCGTCACCGCCTCGCTGCGCGCGGTCGTCTCGGCGGTCAACCGCGCCAACCGCTGA
- a CDS encoding YbaB/EbfC family nucleoid-associated protein — protein MQEIMKQAQEMQQQLMTAQQELAEAEVTGTAGGGMVTATVTGAGELQSMSIDPKVVDPTDTETLSDMVVAAVRDANRAAQQMQAEKMGPLTNALGGQGGMDMGGLGLPGM, from the coding sequence ATGCAGGAAATCATGAAGCAGGCGCAGGAGATGCAGCAGCAGCTGATGACCGCGCAGCAGGAGCTCGCCGAGGCGGAGGTGACCGGCACCGCGGGTGGCGGCATGGTCACGGCCACGGTCACGGGCGCGGGTGAGCTCCAGTCCATGAGCATCGACCCGAAGGTCGTCGATCCCACCGACACCGAGACGCTGTCGGACATGGTCGTCGCGGCGGTACGGGACGCCAACCGCGCGGCGCAGCAGATGCAGGCGGAGAAGATGGGTCCGTTGACCAACGCGCTGGGTGGCCAGGGCGGAATGGACATGGGCGGACTCGGTCTGCCGGGGATGTGA
- a CDS encoding ABC transporter ATP-binding protein: MALLEVRDLSVRFVRRHEPTVSAVDGISFDVHPGSTVGLVGESGCGKSVTSLAIMGLLPQRGTEVSGSAKLAGSELLRLSRREFDRRRGKEIGMVFQDPLTSLNPVVPIGVQISEVIERHRGLSRRDAKREAARLLDRVGIPDPTRRLGEYSHQLSGGMRQRALIAMALACEPRLLIADEPTTALDVTIQAQILSLLRELVAETDTALIMITHDLGVVAGMCDEVNVLYAGRIVERAQRHELFSRPRHPYTAGLMASVPRLDSPRGQRLAPIDGSVADNIPWERGCAFSPRCGNALAVCGQRAPELETTEEGEQLRCHNPVDATETVERAND, translated from the coding sequence ATGGCACTGCTGGAAGTGCGCGACCTGTCCGTGAGGTTCGTGCGCAGGCACGAACCCACGGTTTCGGCGGTGGACGGGATCTCGTTCGACGTGCACCCCGGCAGCACCGTGGGGCTCGTCGGCGAATCCGGCTGCGGCAAGTCCGTGACCTCGCTGGCGATCATGGGATTGCTGCCGCAGCGCGGCACCGAGGTGTCCGGTTCGGCGAAGCTGGCGGGCAGCGAGCTGCTGCGGCTCTCGCGGCGCGAGTTCGACCGGCGCAGGGGCAAGGAGATCGGCATGGTCTTCCAGGACCCGCTGACCTCGCTCAACCCCGTGGTCCCCATCGGGGTGCAGATCTCCGAGGTCATCGAGCGCCACCGGGGGCTCTCCCGCCGCGATGCCAAGCGGGAGGCGGCGAGGTTGCTGGACAGGGTCGGCATCCCCGACCCGACGCGCAGACTCGGGGAGTACTCCCACCAGCTGTCCGGTGGGATGCGGCAGCGCGCGCTCATAGCCATGGCGCTGGCCTGCGAACCGCGGTTGCTGATCGCCGACGAGCCCACGACCGCGCTCGACGTCACCATCCAGGCGCAGATACTGAGCCTGCTCCGGGAGCTCGTGGCCGAGACCGACACCGCACTGATCATGATCACCCACGACCTCGGCGTCGTCGCGGGGATGTGCGACGAGGTCAACGTGCTCTACGCCGGGCGGATCGTGGAGCGAGCCCAGCGGCACGAGCTGTTCTCCCGGCCACGGCACCCGTACACGGCGGGGCTGATGGCCTCGGTCCCCAGGCTGGACTCCCCGCGCGGGCAGCGGCTGGCGCCGATCGACGGCTCGGTGGCCGACAACATCCCGTGGGAGCGGGGGTGCGCCTTCAGCCCGCGCTGCGGCAACGCCCTGGCGGTGTGCGGGCAGCGCGCCCCCGAACTGGAGACCACCGAGGAGGGCGAACAGCTGCGGTGCCACAACCCCGTCGACGCGACCGAGACAGTGGAGCGAGCCAATGACTGA
- a CDS encoding uridine kinase family protein, whose amino-acid sequence MPRLPRAADRATAESLARRLRCRPPRLGPVRLVAVDGPSGAGKSTFARVLLSALVSAGTDAALLGTDDFATWQEPVRWWPRLREGVLEPLRLGRPGRYRRTEWPGGVPVPGASLDVPVPELLLLEGVSAGRRSVARHLSGLVWMEPPSAAVRLERAVLRDGESSRRELLRWQLFEGTWFRSDRTRRRADFVLRT is encoded by the coding sequence GTGCCGAGACTGCCCCGAGCGGCGGACCGGGCCACGGCGGAGAGCCTGGCTCGCCGGTTGCGGTGCCGCCCGCCCAGGCTGGGGCCGGTGCGCCTGGTGGCGGTGGACGGTCCGTCCGGGGCGGGCAAGTCGACGTTCGCGCGCGTGCTGCTGTCCGCGCTGGTGTCGGCCGGGACGGACGCCGCGCTGCTCGGCACCGACGACTTCGCCACCTGGCAGGAGCCGGTGCGCTGGTGGCCCCGGCTGCGGGAGGGCGTGCTGGAGCCGCTGCGCCTGGGCAGGCCGGGGCGTTACCGACGCACCGAGTGGCCCGGTGGGGTTCCGGTGCCGGGGGCGTCGCTCGATGTGCCCGTGCCGGAGTTGCTGCTGCTCGAAGGGGTTTCGGCGGGCAGGCGCTCGGTGGCGCGCCACCTCTCGGGGCTGGTCTGGATGGAGCCGCCGAGCGCGGCGGTACGGCTGGAACGCGCGGTGCTGCGTGACGGTGAGTCGAGCCGTCGGGAACTCCTCCGGTGGCAGCTGTTCGAAGGGACGTGGTTCCGCTCGGACCGCACCAGGCGGCGGGCCGACTTCGTCCTGCGGACCTGA
- the recR gene encoding recombination mediator RecR: protein MYEGPVQDLIDELGRLPGIGPKGAQRIAFHLLSAEPADVTRLQDALQRVKEGVVFCEVCGNVSEQTRCRICQDTRRDPRLVCVVEEPKDVLAVERTREFRGRYHVLGGALDPLSGVGPDQLRIRDLVGRIGTDEVTEIIIATDPNTEGEATATYLVRLLQDFPGLSVTRLASGLPMGGDLEFADELTLGRALSGRRSV from the coding sequence GTGTACGAGGGGCCAGTCCAGGATCTGATCGACGAGCTCGGCAGGTTGCCGGGCATCGGTCCGAAGGGCGCGCAACGCATCGCCTTCCACCTGCTCTCCGCCGAGCCCGCCGATGTCACCCGGCTGCAGGACGCGTTGCAGCGGGTCAAGGAGGGCGTGGTGTTCTGCGAGGTCTGCGGCAACGTCTCCGAGCAGACGCGCTGCAGGATCTGCCAGGACACCAGGCGTGATCCGCGACTGGTGTGCGTGGTCGAGGAACCCAAGGACGTGCTGGCCGTCGAGCGGACCCGCGAGTTCCGGGGGAGGTACCACGTGCTCGGCGGCGCGCTGGACCCGCTCTCCGGGGTCGGGCCCGACCAGCTGCGCATTCGCGACCTCGTCGGCCGGATCGGCACCGACGAGGTGACCGAGATCATCATCGCCACGGATCCCAACACCGAGGGGGAGGCCACGGCCACCTATCTCGTGCGGCTGCTGCAGGACTTCCCCGGCCTCAGCGTCACGCGGCTCGCGTCCGGGCTGCCCATGGGGGGCGACCTGGAGTTCGCCGACGAACTCACCCTCGGCCGGGCGCTGTCCGGGAGGCGTTCGGTTTGA
- a CDS encoding ABC transporter ATP-binding protein, with protein MTEPGSTTTSSGVSTAGTGEPVADSLVEIDDLRVHFPIKRGIVLDRTVGHVYAVDGVSLRIGRGETYGLVGESGCGKSTLGKAVLRLEKPSGGSVRFDGTDMSRMSGEPLRRMRRRMQMVFQDTLSSLDPRQSVESLLVEGMRAHGLDKGAERTERELRELLSAVGLPASALRKYPHEFSGGQRQRIGIARALSVRPDLVVADEPVSALDVSVQAQVLNLLEDLQEEFGLTYLVIAHDLAVVRHVARRIGVMYLGGLVEESDSDSLYERPLHPYTRALLSAVPVPEPEVEDRRERILLSGDLPSPAAPPTGCRFHTRCPWRQPTRCGTERPEPRDLGGGHRVACHYAEEIRDGLITPNPAEGSSSAGVS; from the coding sequence ATGACTGAGCCGGGCAGCACGACGACGAGTTCCGGGGTATCCACCGCCGGGACGGGCGAACCGGTGGCGGACTCCCTGGTGGAGATCGACGACCTCCGGGTGCACTTCCCGATCAAGCGGGGGATCGTGCTGGACCGCACCGTGGGGCACGTCTACGCGGTGGACGGGGTGTCGCTGCGGATCGGTCGCGGCGAGACCTACGGACTGGTGGGCGAGTCGGGCTGCGGGAAGTCCACACTGGGCAAGGCCGTGCTGCGGCTGGAGAAGCCCAGCGGTGGTTCGGTCCGCTTCGACGGTACGGACATGTCCCGGATGTCCGGCGAACCGCTGCGGCGGATGCGGCGGCGTATGCAGATGGTCTTCCAGGACACGCTGTCCTCGTTGGACCCCCGGCAGTCCGTCGAGTCGCTGCTCGTGGAGGGGATGCGGGCCCACGGGCTGGACAAGGGGGCCGAGCGGACCGAGCGCGAGCTCCGCGAGCTGCTCTCGGCCGTCGGGTTGCCCGCCTCGGCGCTGCGCAAGTACCCGCACGAGTTCTCGGGCGGGCAGCGGCAGCGCATCGGCATCGCCAGGGCGCTGTCGGTGCGCCCCGACCTGGTGGTCGCGGACGAACCCGTCTCGGCGCTGGACGTGTCGGTGCAGGCGCAGGTGCTGAACCTGCTGGAGGACCTGCAGGAGGAGTTCGGCCTCACCTACCTGGTGATCGCGCACGACCTCGCGGTGGTTCGCCACGTGGCGCGGCGCATCGGCGTGATGTACCTGGGCGGCCTGGTGGAGGAGTCCGATTCGGACTCGCTCTACGAGCGACCGCTGCACCCCTACACCAGGGCGCTGCTCTCGGCGGTGCCGGTCCCGGAACCCGAGGTGGAGGACCGGCGGGAGCGGATACTGCTGTCCGGGGACCTGCCCTCGCCCGCCGCGCCCCCCACGGGGTGCCGGTTCCACACCAGGTGTCCCTGGCGCCAGCCCACGCGCTGCGGCACCGAACGCCCCGAGCCGCGCGACCTCGGCGGAGGGCACCGGGTCGCCTGTCACTACGCCGAGGAGATTCGCGACGGTCTCATCACCCCGAACCCGGCCGAGGGAAGCTCTTCAGCCGGGGTTTCGTAG
- a CDS encoding DNA polymerase III subunit gamma and tau has translation MALALYRKYRPATFGEVVGQSHVTQPLRTALAAQRINHAYLFSGPRGCGKTSSARILARSLNCAQGPTDEPCGECDSCVALAPDGGGSVDVVEMDAASHGGVDDARELRDRAVFAPAQSRYRIFVIDEAHMVTQQGFNALLKIVEEPPEHLVFVFATTEPDKVLTTIRSRTHHYPFRLIPPGELRELLERICAEEGVRVDPAVYPLAISAGGGSARDALSVLDQLVAGAGEEGITYERAVALLGVTDVALIDAMVDALAAGDPATVYGTVDRVVEAGHDPRRFASDLLDRLRDLVLLRSVPDAAERGLIQSAGDEVTRMREQAEQLGPATLTRFAEIVHAGLSEMRGATAPRLVLELLCSRMMLPAASGDETAVLQRIERVERRMTVAPAAGTDGPAGAESAEPVRETTAAGPPAGAPDGDPAPPSRENPPAEAGRGSAPSRAEDAAERPPAQPTESGASGRAPTGAAETADSGSTGGGRPAAELRQVWNDLLRAVAERNRPTQALLLNASLLELRDDRLVLSMPTGGLRKQLMQARRIECVREAMRAVVGGDWELECLVEGEERSAGASAAPPSRPERGGGAAEPHPAPPSGPATERTPAPASPAAEGRSAPEADSRVESTPASAPPVRPDPAEPPVPPEPPPEPEDEPPDWEDAEVVPPEPEPPRPPEPVAADPSGASEVPGPVETVGGGSAPDAGSAPGSPAEDTVAAEPPAAAERFPGPSAPGGSASAVTAASPAGNGPLERDPEDEALELLVNELGARRLD, from the coding sequence GTGGCGCTCGCGCTCTATCGCAAGTACCGGCCGGCGACCTTCGGCGAGGTCGTGGGGCAGTCACACGTTACGCAACCGCTGCGAACCGCGCTGGCCGCGCAACGGATCAACCACGCCTACCTGTTCTCCGGGCCGCGTGGTTGCGGCAAGACCTCCAGTGCGCGCATCCTCGCGCGTTCGCTGAACTGCGCCCAGGGCCCCACGGACGAGCCCTGCGGCGAGTGCGACTCCTGCGTGGCGCTGGCCCCGGACGGCGGGGGCAGCGTCGACGTGGTCGAGATGGACGCCGCCAGCCACGGCGGTGTGGACGACGCCCGCGAGCTGCGGGACCGGGCGGTGTTCGCCCCAGCGCAGTCGCGCTACCGCATCTTCGTCATCGACGAGGCCCACATGGTCACCCAGCAGGGGTTCAACGCCCTGCTCAAGATCGTGGAGGAGCCGCCCGAGCACCTCGTGTTCGTGTTCGCCACCACCGAGCCCGACAAGGTGCTGACCACGATCAGGTCCCGCACCCACCACTACCCCTTCCGCCTGATCCCGCCGGGGGAGCTCCGCGAGCTGCTGGAGCGGATCTGCGCCGAGGAGGGCGTCCGGGTCGATCCGGCGGTGTACCCGCTGGCGATCAGCGCCGGTGGCGGTTCCGCCCGCGACGCGTTGAGCGTGCTGGACCAGCTCGTCGCCGGTGCCGGTGAGGAGGGGATCACCTACGAGCGCGCCGTGGCTCTGCTCGGGGTCACCGACGTGGCCCTGATCGACGCCATGGTGGACGCGCTGGCCGCGGGGGACCCGGCCACCGTCTACGGCACCGTGGACCGGGTCGTCGAGGCCGGGCACGACCCGCGCAGGTTCGCCTCCGACCTGCTGGACCGGCTGCGGGACCTCGTGTTGCTGCGTTCGGTGCCGGACGCGGCCGAGCGCGGTCTCATCCAGAGCGCCGGTGACGAGGTCACCAGAATGCGTGAACAGGCCGAACAGCTCGGTCCGGCCACGCTCACCCGGTTCGCGGAGATCGTGCACGCCGGGCTGTCCGAGATGCGCGGAGCCACCGCGCCCCGCCTGGTGCTGGAGCTGCTGTGCTCGCGGATGATGCTGCCCGCCGCTTCCGGTGACGAGACGGCGGTGCTGCAGCGGATCGAGCGGGTCGAGCGGCGCATGACGGTGGCACCGGCTGCCGGCACCGATGGACCCGCAGGCGCGGAGAGCGCCGAACCGGTGCGGGAGACCACGGCGGCCGGCCCCCCGGCGGGAGCGCCGGACGGGGACCCGGCTCCCCCCTCCCGGGAGAATCCCCCAGCCGAGGCGGGGCGAGGCTCCGCGCCCTCCCGCGCGGAGGACGCGGCGGAGCGCCCGCCGGCCCAGCCCACCGAGAGCGGGGCGAGCGGGCGGGCTCCCACCGGAGCCGCCGAAACCGCCGACAGCGGTTCCACGGGTGGTGGCAGACCGGCCGCCGAGCTGCGCCAGGTGTGGAACGACCTGTTGCGCGCCGTGGCCGAGCGGAACCGGCCGACCCAGGCGCTGCTGCTCAACGCCTCGTTGTTGGAGCTGCGGGACGACAGGCTGGTGCTGTCGATGCCGACCGGCGGGTTGCGCAAGCAGCTCATGCAGGCTCGCCGGATCGAGTGCGTGCGGGAGGCGATGCGAGCGGTCGTCGGTGGCGATTGGGAGCTGGAGTGCCTCGTCGAGGGGGAGGAGCGCTCGGCCGGGGCCTCCGCCGCCCCGCCGAGCCGGCCCGAGCGCGGCGGGGGAGCGGCCGAACCTCACCCCGCGCCCCCCTCCGGACCCGCCACCGAGCGGACCCCCGCTCCGGCGAGCCCCGCCGCTGAGGGACGCTCCGCACCGGAGGCGGACTCCCGCGTGGAGTCCACCCCGGCGTCCGCCCCTCCGGTTCGGCCGGATCCGGCCGAACCGCCCGTGCCGCCGGAACCGCCCCCGGAGCCGGAGGACGAGCCGCCGGACTGGGAGGACGCGGAGGTGGTGCCGCCGGAACCCGAACCCCCCCGGCCTCCCGAGCCGGTCGCCGCCGACCCCTCCGGTGCTTCGGAGGTTCCCGGGCCCGTCGAGACTGTTGGCGGCGGGTCGGCTCCGGACGCGGGCTCCGCGCCGGGGTCCCCGGCCGAGGACACGGTGGCTGCCGAGCCGCCTGCGGCGGCCGAGCGGTTCCCCGGTCCGTCCGCGCCGGGGGGCTCCGCGAGTGCCGTGACGGCCGCTTCGCCGGCGGGGAACGGTCCGCTCGAACGCGATCCGGAGGACGAGGCGCTCGAACTGCTGGTCAACGAACTCGGCGCGCGCAGGCTCGACTAG
- a CDS encoding ABC transporter permease, producing MLGTKRRERIDGLAESGGDTAAGASLAASAWRRLRRSPTFLVGAGIICAFVLLALVSPLLAQHDPALRLLEEQVSRADNSIPPPQPGFPLGGDQYGRPLLSRLLLGSQQTLLVALLATVIGLGGGLTLGILAGAFGGWVDTLVMRVVDVLLSVPSLLLAVSIGALFQQQSQFTVIIAVATVQIPIFGRLLRGTMLAQRASDHVLAARALGVRQRSIVFRHMLPNALGPVIVQATLMLAVAIIDAAALSFLGLGAADTSTPEWGQMLGSAQNFFDTHPHLAFWPAGCIIVVALGFTLVGESLRDALDPKKRR from the coding sequence GTGCTTGGTACCAAACGCAGGGAGCGCATCGACGGGCTGGCCGAGTCCGGCGGGGACACCGCCGCCGGGGCCAGCCTCGCGGCCTCGGCATGGCGGCGGTTGCGCCGCAGTCCCACGTTCCTCGTGGGAGCGGGGATCATCTGCGCGTTCGTGCTGCTGGCCCTGGTCTCGCCGCTGCTGGCCCAGCACGACCCCGCCCTGCGGCTGCTGGAGGAACAGGTCTCGCGGGCGGACAACAGCATCCCCCCACCGCAGCCCGGTTTCCCGCTGGGAGGGGACCAGTACGGGCGGCCGCTGCTGTCCAGGCTGCTGCTCGGCTCGCAGCAGACCCTGCTGGTGGCTCTGCTGGCCACGGTCATCGGACTGGGCGGCGGTCTGACCCTGGGCATCCTGGCGGGCGCCTTCGGCGGCTGGGTGGACACCCTCGTGATGCGCGTGGTCGACGTGCTGCTCTCCGTCCCCTCGCTGCTGCTGGCCGTCTCCATCGGAGCGCTCTTCCAGCAGCAGTCCCAGTTCACCGTCATCATCGCGGTCGCCACCGTGCAGATCCCGATATTCGGACGACTGCTTCGGGGCACCATGCTCGCCCAGCGGGCGAGCGATCACGTACTGGCCGCCCGGGCACTGGGGGTGCGCCAGCGCTCGATCGTCTTCCGGCACATGCTCCCCAACGCGCTCGGGCCGGTGATCGTGCAGGCGACCCTGATGCTCGCGGTGGCCATCATCGACGCGGCCGCGCTCTCCTTCCTCGGGCTGGGAGCGGCCGACACCTCCACGCCGGAATGGGGGCAGATGCTCGGTTCGGCGCAGAACTTCTTCGACACCCACCCACACCTGGCTTTCTGGCCCGCGGGCTGCATCATCGTCGTCGCGCTCGGTTTCACGCTCGTCGGCGAGTCGCTGCGGGACGCCCTCGACCCGAAGAAGCGGCGGTGA